One Nocardioides aromaticivorans genomic window carries:
- a CDS encoding GNAT family N-acetyltransferase, protein MTVVVRPVEPAADAALITGWVSVERASFWGMAGLGRAEVEEIYTYIQEQEHLAAYLLVLDDVPVGLFQTYDPQVDEIGGFYDRREGDVGVHLLLADDERRSGRTAEVLAAGLDFVAHLPGCRRIVFEPDARNHASIALMERLGAERGPLVDLRTSISEKPAQFFFLDRDRALALVGRSPRS, encoded by the coding sequence ATGACCGTCGTCGTACGACCCGTGGAGCCCGCGGCCGATGCCGCCCTGATCACCGGCTGGGTGAGCGTCGAGCGCGCCTCCTTCTGGGGCATGGCCGGGCTGGGCCGGGCCGAGGTCGAAGAGATCTACACCTACATCCAGGAGCAGGAGCACCTCGCGGCGTACCTCCTCGTCCTCGACGACGTTCCCGTCGGCCTGTTCCAGACCTACGACCCGCAGGTCGATGAGATCGGCGGGTTCTACGACCGCCGTGAGGGCGACGTGGGCGTCCACCTGCTGCTCGCGGACGACGAGCGCCGGAGCGGCCGTACGGCGGAGGTCCTCGCCGCCGGGCTCGACTTCGTCGCCCACCTCCCCGGCTGCCGGCGGATCGTCTTCGAGCCCGACGCGCGCAACCACGCCTCCATCGCGCTGATGGAGCGGCTGGGCGCGGAGCGCGGTCCGCTGGTGGACCTCCGGACGTCGATCTCGGAGAAGCCGGCGCAGTTCTTCTTCCTCGACCGGGACCGGGCGCTGGCGCTGGTTGGGAGGAGCCCGCGCAGTTGA
- a CDS encoding GNAT family N-acetyltransferase has translation MSRSLTSRITIEPLDLSRDVGLLHAWVTHPRSAFWMMQDASLDDVRTEYAAIAADPHHDAFLGRIGGRPTFLVETYDPAHATGMGDLPERRPGDLGMHVLVAPPEGAPVPGLTTAVFDAVMAFCFADPAVERVVVEPDVRNHAIRAKNLAAGFTELREIPLPGKTAMLSVCPRADWNAPELVRLPDPPGAVVPDEKHRPGADLGAFRQGLPSSEHLTPDLMARAQRHLVAKALSEFSHERMIAPVAEPGRGGRWRVETDRSSYTFAARVKRLEHWVIDADSVERTVDGEPREPDAQELVAELAPVLGIPDSLLPTYLEEIASTLASHAWKLRHRAVPVAELVDADYQEIESAMTEGHPAFVANNGRIGFGLDDYTAFAPETGAAVRLHWVAARRSLTHLSLGADQTEQALYDAELAPAVRDRFRARLGALGLAADDYLFLPVHPWQWRNKLAITFAPDVARRDLVHLGEGDDEHRPQQSIRTFFNASRPERHYVKTALAIQNMGFVRGLSPKYMEATPAINDWVASLVHADEELQACGFEVLRELAAIGYTGDAFHRLAGTSPYRKMIAALWRESPVPRTPAGEQLTTMAALLHRDADGDALVTAWIKASPVDAATWVAAYLRAYLRPLVHCLYAYDLAFMPHGENLLLRLRDHVPVGAFMKDIGEEIAVMGELDLPEEAERVRGSFPDDVKALAIHTDVLDGVLRHVAAILDEDGILPEDEFWAIARQTIEQHAADHPELAEAAARYDLLRERFRHSCLNRLQLRNTLQMVDIADQAESLIFAGTLANPVSPVAP, from the coding sequence ATGAGCCGCTCCCTGACGTCCCGGATCACGATCGAGCCGCTCGACCTGTCGCGCGACGTCGGGCTCCTCCACGCCTGGGTCACCCACCCGCGCTCGGCGTTCTGGATGATGCAGGACGCATCGCTCGACGACGTCCGCACCGAGTACGCCGCCATTGCCGCCGACCCCCACCACGACGCCTTCCTCGGCCGGATCGGCGGACGCCCCACCTTCCTGGTGGAGACCTACGACCCGGCGCACGCCACCGGGATGGGTGATCTGCCCGAGCGGCGGCCGGGCGACCTCGGCATGCACGTGCTCGTCGCACCTCCCGAGGGCGCGCCCGTCCCCGGCCTGACGACGGCGGTCTTCGACGCGGTGATGGCCTTCTGCTTCGCCGACCCGGCCGTCGAGCGGGTCGTCGTCGAGCCCGACGTCCGCAACCACGCCATCCGCGCCAAGAACCTCGCCGCCGGCTTCACCGAGCTCCGCGAGATCCCGCTGCCCGGCAAGACGGCCATGCTCTCGGTCTGCCCGCGGGCGGACTGGAACGCCCCGGAGCTCGTCCGCCTCCCCGACCCGCCCGGCGCGGTAGTCCCGGACGAAAAGCACCGTCCGGGGGCCGACCTCGGTGCTTTTCGTCAGGGACTACCGTCCAGCGAGCACCTGACCCCCGACCTGATGGCGCGCGCCCAGCGGCACCTGGTGGCCAAGGCGCTGTCCGAGTTCAGCCACGAGCGGATGATCGCGCCGGTCGCCGAGCCGGGGCGAGGGGGACGCTGGCGGGTGGAGACCGACCGGTCGTCGTACACGTTCGCGGCGCGGGTGAAGAGGCTCGAGCACTGGGTCATCGACGCGGACTCGGTCGAGCGGACCGTCGACGGCGAGCCGCGCGAGCCCGACGCGCAGGAGCTGGTCGCCGAGCTGGCGCCGGTGCTGGGCATCCCGGACTCCCTGCTGCCGACCTATCTCGAGGAGATCGCCTCCACCCTCGCCTCCCACGCCTGGAAGCTGAGGCACCGGGCGGTGCCGGTCGCCGAGCTGGTCGACGCGGACTACCAGGAGATCGAGTCGGCGATGACCGAGGGCCACCCGGCCTTCGTCGCCAACAACGGGCGGATCGGCTTCGGGCTCGACGACTACACCGCGTTCGCACCCGAGACCGGCGCCGCCGTGCGCCTGCACTGGGTCGCCGCGCGGCGCAGCCTCACGCACCTGTCGCTGGGTGCGGACCAGACCGAGCAGGCCCTGTACGACGCCGAGCTGGCCCCCGCCGTCCGCGACCGCTTCCGCGCGCGGCTCGGAGCGCTGGGCCTGGCGGCCGACGACTACCTGTTCCTGCCGGTGCACCCGTGGCAGTGGCGCAACAAGCTGGCGATCACCTTCGCGCCGGACGTCGCGCGCCGCGACCTCGTCCACCTCGGCGAGGGCGACGACGAGCACCGACCGCAGCAGTCGATCCGCACCTTCTTCAACGCCAGTCGGCCCGAACGGCACTACGTGAAGACGGCGCTCGCGATCCAGAACATGGGCTTCGTGCGGGGCCTCTCGCCGAAGTACATGGAGGCGACGCCGGCGATCAACGACTGGGTCGCCTCGCTCGTGCACGCCGACGAGGAGCTGCAGGCGTGCGGCTTCGAGGTGCTGCGCGAGCTGGCGGCGATCGGCTACACGGGCGACGCCTTCCACCGGCTGGCCGGCACCTCCCCCTACCGGAAGATGATCGCGGCGCTGTGGCGGGAGAGCCCCGTGCCGCGGACTCCGGCAGGGGAGCAGCTCACCACCATGGCCGCGCTGCTGCACCGCGACGCCGACGGCGACGCACTCGTGACCGCGTGGATCAAGGCCTCGCCGGTCGACGCGGCGACGTGGGTGGCGGCGTACCTGCGCGCTTACCTGCGCCCGCTCGTGCACTGCCTGTACGCCTACGACCTCGCCTTCATGCCCCACGGCGAGAACCTCCTGCTGCGGCTGCGCGACCACGTGCCGGTGGGCGCCTTCATGAAGGACATCGGCGAGGAGATCGCGGTGATGGGTGAGCTGGACCTGCCGGAGGAGGCGGAGCGGGTCCGTGGCAGCTTCCCCGACGACGTCAAGGCGCTGGCGATCCACACCGACGTCCTGGACGGGGTGCTGCGCCACGTCGCCGCGATCCTCGACGAGGACGGGATCCTGCCCGAGGACGAGTTCTGGGCGATCGCCCGGCAGACCATCGAGCAGCACGCGGCCGACCACCCCGAGCTGGCGGAGGCCGCCGCGCGCTACGACCTGCTCCGCGAGCGGTTCCGCCACAGCTGCCTCAACCGGCTGCAGCTGCGCAACACGTTGCAGATGGTCGACATCGCCGACCAGGCCGAGTCGCTGATCTTCGCCGGGACCCTGGCGAACCCGGTCAGTCCCGTGGCGCCGTGA
- a CDS encoding lysine N(6)-hydroxylase/L-ornithine N(5)-oxygenase family protein, with protein sequence MITHDFVAIGLGPFNLGLACLTDPLRGTAESPGLDGVFLEARDRFDWHPGMLLDDATLQVPFLADLVTMADPTSRWSFLNYLKQAGHLYPFYIRESFYPLRREYDDYCRWAAESLPGIRFGQPVTAVEHDGAAYTVSTGAGETFRARRLVLGVGTSPRVPESLRPVVGRPGVTHSADYLAHREALQAQERITVVGSGQSAAEIYLDLLAAAPEHGYELVWLTRSPRFFPMEYTKLTLEMTSPEYGAYHRALPMETRDRLARDQRHLFKGISADLVDAIFDLHYQQRVTGDGPRTTLLTNTEVRAARPVEGGSELDLLHTETGEAFSLSTGGLVLATGYGPTVPGFLDRIEHRIRRDARGRYDVADDYSVDVAGGEVFVQNAEEHTHSLLAPDLGMGAHRNSVIIAAMLGREVYPVEKRIAVQTFGVPDRFRQEVAR encoded by the coding sequence GTGATCACGCACGACTTCGTGGCGATCGGGCTCGGCCCGTTCAACCTGGGCCTGGCCTGCCTGACCGACCCGCTGCGCGGCACCGCCGAGTCACCGGGGCTCGACGGCGTCTTCCTCGAGGCCCGCGACCGCTTCGACTGGCATCCGGGGATGCTGCTCGACGACGCGACCCTCCAGGTGCCCTTCCTCGCCGACCTGGTCACCATGGCCGACCCGACGTCGCGCTGGTCCTTCCTCAACTACCTCAAGCAGGCCGGCCACCTCTACCCGTTCTACATCCGGGAGAGCTTCTACCCGCTGCGCCGCGAGTACGACGACTACTGCCGCTGGGCGGCCGAGTCCCTGCCCGGCATCCGCTTCGGCCAGCCCGTCACGGCGGTCGAGCACGACGGGGCGGCGTACACGGTCAGCACGGGGGCGGGGGAGACGTTCCGGGCCCGGCGGCTCGTCCTGGGCGTCGGCACGTCGCCGCGCGTCCCCGAGTCGCTGCGTCCGGTCGTGGGCCGGCCCGGCGTCACCCACTCCGCCGACTACCTCGCCCACCGCGAGGCGCTGCAGGCCCAGGAGCGGATCACGGTGGTCGGCAGCGGCCAGAGTGCGGCGGAGATCTACCTCGACCTGCTCGCTGCCGCGCCCGAGCACGGCTACGAGCTGGTGTGGCTGACGCGCAGCCCGCGCTTCTTCCCGATGGAGTACACCAAGCTCACCCTCGAGATGACCTCCCCGGAGTACGGCGCCTACCACCGCGCGCTGCCGATGGAGACCCGCGACCGGCTGGCCCGCGACCAGCGCCACCTCTTCAAGGGGATCAGCGCCGACCTGGTCGACGCGATCTTCGACCTGCACTACCAGCAGCGGGTCACCGGCGACGGGCCGCGGACGACGCTGCTCACCAACACCGAGGTGCGCGCGGCGCGACCCGTGGAGGGCGGGTCCGAGCTGGACCTGCTGCACACCGAGACCGGCGAGGCCTTCTCCCTGTCGACCGGTGGACTGGTGCTCGCGACCGGCTACGGCCCGACCGTCCCGGGGTTCCTGGACCGGATCGAGCACCGGATCCGCCGCGACGCACGCGGTCGCTACGACGTCGCCGACGACTACTCCGTCGACGTCGCCGGTGGCGAGGTCTTCGTCCAGAACGCCGAGGAGCACACCCACTCGCTGCTCGCACCCGACCTCGGGATGGGGGCCCACCGCAACTCGGTGATCATCGCGGCGATGCTCGGTCGTGAGGTCTACCCCGTCGAGAAGCGGATCGCGGTGCAGACCTTCGGGGTGCCGGACAGGTTCCGTCAGGAGGTCGCCCGATGA
- a CDS encoding pyridoxal phosphate-dependent decarboxylase family protein, with protein sequence MSQLPLHHVFHPDHADHYAAAIGTGLDHLLAHLKGVSGPATGLQPDEASARVAAVDLDRPLAGVDAVLAEMSDLWLNDAVWFHEKRYAAHLNCPVVVPALLAELFVASVNSSLDTFDQSVGGTFIERRLVDWTAERIGFGADADGVFTSGGSQSNLQGLLLARGRHERVPAERLRILASAESHFSVQKSARLLGLGDESVVSVPTDERHRMDPAALERSLAACTALGLRPMAIVATAGTTDFGAVDPLPAIADLARAYDAWLHVDAAYGGGLLVSPTRRSRLEGIDRADSVTIDFHKTFFQPVSSSAIIVRDRATLRPATWHADYLNPREATTPNQVDKSLQTTRRFDALKLWLTLRTMGPDLVGQYVDAVIDLAGEVHERLAGAADLEFAAAPELSTLVFRYLPAGGGLDDAALGALNTTIRAELYASGTAMVAATRVDGVHYLKLTLLNPMASADDIVGILDTVRAFGERIASRDGRCTTSPTTGVGVAR encoded by the coding sequence GTGTCACAGCTTCCGTTGCACCACGTGTTCCACCCCGACCACGCCGACCACTACGCCGCGGCGATCGGCACCGGCCTCGACCACCTGCTCGCCCACCTCAAGGGCGTCAGCGGTCCCGCGACCGGGCTCCAGCCCGACGAGGCGTCGGCGCGGGTCGCGGCCGTCGACCTCGACCGCCCGCTGGCCGGCGTCGACGCCGTCCTCGCCGAGATGTCCGACCTGTGGCTGAACGACGCGGTCTGGTTCCACGAGAAGCGGTACGCCGCCCACCTGAACTGCCCGGTCGTCGTACCGGCCCTGCTGGCGGAGCTCTTCGTGGCCTCCGTCAACAGCTCCCTCGACACCTTCGACCAGAGCGTCGGCGGCACGTTCATCGAGCGGCGGCTGGTCGACTGGACCGCCGAGCGGATCGGCTTCGGGGCCGACGCCGACGGCGTCTTCACCAGCGGTGGCAGCCAGTCCAACCTGCAGGGCCTGCTGCTGGCCCGCGGTCGCCACGAGCGGGTCCCGGCCGAGCGGCTGCGGATCCTCGCGTCCGCCGAGAGCCACTTCTCGGTGCAGAAGTCCGCCCGGCTGCTCGGCCTCGGCGACGAGTCGGTGGTCAGCGTGCCGACCGACGAGCGGCACCGGATGGACCCGGCCGCGCTCGAGCGCTCGCTGGCCGCCTGCACCGCGCTCGGCCTGCGCCCGATGGCGATCGTCGCCACCGCCGGGACGACGGACTTCGGCGCGGTCGACCCGCTGCCGGCGATCGCCGACCTGGCCCGGGCCTACGACGCGTGGCTCCACGTGGACGCGGCGTACGGCGGCGGGCTGCTCGTCTCGCCCACCCGGCGCTCGCGGCTCGAGGGGATCGACCGGGCGGACTCGGTGACGATCGACTTCCACAAGACCTTCTTCCAGCCGGTGTCGTCGAGCGCGATCATCGTGCGCGACCGGGCGACCCTGCGCCCGGCGACCTGGCACGCCGACTACCTCAACCCGCGCGAGGCGACCACGCCCAACCAGGTCGACAAGAGCCTGCAGACCACCCGGCGCTTCGATGCGCTGAAGCTCTGGCTCACCCTGCGCACGATGGGCCCCGACCTCGTCGGGCAGTACGTCGACGCGGTGATCGACCTCGCCGGCGAGGTCCACGAGCGGCTGGCCGGCGCCGCGGACCTCGAGTTCGCGGCGGCGCCGGAGCTGAGCACCCTTGTCTTCCGCTACCTGCCGGCCGGCGGCGGGCTGGACGACGCGGCGCTCGGCGCGCTGAACACGACGATCCGGGCCGAGCTCTACGCGAGCGGCACCGCGATGGTCGCGGCCACCCGGGTCGACGGCGTGCACTACCTCAAGCTCACGCTGCTCAACCCGATGGCGAGCGCCGACGACATCGTCGGGATCCTCGACACGGTGCGGGCCTTCGGCGAGCGGATCGCGTCCCGTGACGGTCGCTGCACGACCTCCCCGACCACCGGCGTGGGGGTGGCGCGGTGA
- a CDS encoding penicillin acylase family protein, producing MITRDAWGIPHVTGASVLEVAREQGRATAQDRSWQLEVERRRAEGTCAELFGASAREWDVLARRALLVDVARRAHAALAPESRAFVDAYVDGVNDVVGGRGGRAVTVTRPWQRWTPLAVFAVQHLLFSRFPGKLWQHHVASVLGDDAAEALDVLRTEGLPGGSNAVAVAGSLTASGLPIVAGDPHRVIEAPGCYAQVRLTCTDPEDPFDVAGLTFAGVPGVQHFGHAGSVAWGVTNAVADDEDVYAEELVRHRGAVIARGATGWEPVARRFEVVRVRTAEDVYDAVPVEVLVTERGPVVTGGPGRPDTFSLRNPASVLGNLGFDTLLPLLRSRSATDVAAAFAHWVGPVDNLLVADAAGIEHRVVGRVPTRGADGTWTGWVEDLPRRTGEVLVTANDRATDDFARIGDDFAPPHRAHRLTEVVDGLVAAGPVTPEALGGALADDRQVAGEALLDLAATLVDLSPPATVLRDRLLAWDRRMAVDSVEAALFATVRAAVVEAYATAPALAGVDASPFGELYAPWFDLRGRLRLALPTLLSAQKAFGVDPLQAVADALEVVAHAPEPAPWGSAHVVVPLTAAQQFGLAAPDGHAPPWPPVAGDDDCVLATRALGGTGACVHGPVARFVWDLAGDSRWVVPLGASGDPASPHHHDQQAAWAAGRTIPLEDR from the coding sequence GTGATCACCCGGGATGCGTGGGGCATCCCGCACGTCACCGGGGCCTCTGTCCTCGAGGTCGCCCGGGAGCAGGGGCGCGCCACCGCGCAGGACCGGTCGTGGCAGCTCGAGGTGGAGCGGCGTCGTGCCGAGGGGACCTGCGCGGAGCTCTTCGGTGCCTCGGCCCGGGAGTGGGACGTGCTGGCCCGGCGGGCGCTGCTGGTCGACGTGGCCCGTCGCGCGCACGCGGCGCTGGCGCCGGAGAGCCGGGCCTTCGTCGACGCGTACGTCGACGGCGTCAACGACGTCGTCGGTGGTCGAGGAGGTCGCGCAGTGACCGTCACGAGACCCTGGCAGCGCTGGACGCCGCTCGCCGTCTTCGCCGTGCAGCACCTGCTCTTCTCCCGCTTCCCCGGCAAGCTCTGGCAGCACCACGTCGCGTCCGTCCTCGGCGACGACGCCGCCGAGGCGCTCGACGTGCTGCGCACCGAGGGCCTGCCCGGCGGCAGCAACGCCGTCGCCGTGGCGGGCTCCCTCACGGCGAGCGGGCTGCCGATCGTCGCCGGCGACCCGCACCGGGTCATCGAGGCCCCCGGCTGCTACGCCCAGGTCCGGCTCACCTGCACCGACCCCGAGGACCCCTTCGACGTCGCGGGCCTGACGTTCGCGGGCGTCCCCGGCGTCCAGCACTTCGGCCACGCCGGTTCCGTCGCATGGGGCGTCACCAACGCGGTCGCCGACGACGAGGACGTGTACGCCGAGGAGCTGGTCCGCCACCGCGGCGCCGTCATCGCGCGCGGCGCCACCGGCTGGGAGCCGGTCGCGCGCCGGTTCGAGGTGGTCCGGGTCCGCACCGCCGAGGACGTGTACGACGCCGTGCCGGTCGAGGTCCTCGTCACCGAGCGCGGTCCCGTGGTGACCGGCGGACCGGGGCGGCCCGACACCTTCAGCCTGCGCAATCCCGCGTCCGTGCTGGGGAATCTCGGCTTCGACACCCTCCTTCCCCTGCTGCGCTCGAGGTCCGCCACGGATGTCGCCGCGGCGTTCGCCCACTGGGTGGGCCCGGTCGACAACCTCCTCGTCGCCGACGCGGCCGGCATCGAGCACCGCGTCGTCGGCCGCGTGCCCACGCGCGGTGCGGACGGAACGTGGACCGGCTGGGTCGAGGACCTGCCCCGCCGGACCGGCGAGGTGCTGGTCACCGCCAACGACCGCGCCACCGACGACTTCGCGCGGATCGGCGACGACTTCGCGCCCCCGCACCGGGCACACCGGCTGACCGAGGTCGTCGACGGGCTGGTCGCTGCCGGCCCGGTCACGCCGGAGGCGCTCGGCGGTGCGTTGGCCGACGACCGGCAGGTCGCGGGGGAGGCGCTGCTCGACCTCGCCGCCACCCTGGTCGACCTGTCCCCGCCGGCAACGGTTCTGCGCGACCGGCTGCTCGCCTGGGACCGCCGGATGGCCGTCGACAGCGTCGAGGCCGCCCTCTTCGCCACGGTCCGGGCCGCGGTCGTCGAGGCCTACGCGACCGCGCCCGCCCTCGCCGGGGTCGACGCCTCGCCGTTCGGCGAGCTCTACGCCCCCTGGTTCGACCTCCGCGGCCGGCTCCGGCTGGCGCTCCCGACGCTGCTCAGCGCGCAGAAGGCCTTCGGTGTCGACCCGCTGCAGGCCGTCGCCGACGCGCTCGAGGTCGTCGCCCACGCGCCCGAGCCCGCGCCGTGGGGGAGCGCGCACGTCGTCGTACCACTGACAGCGGCGCAGCAGTTCGGCCTCGCGGCTCCCGACGGCCACGCCCCGCCGTGGCCGCCCGTCGCGGGCGACGACGACTGCGTCCTGGCGACCCGGGCGCTCGGCGGCACCGGCGCCTGTGTGCACGGCCCGGTCGCCCGCTTCGTGTGGGACCTCGCTGGTGACTCGCGCTGGGTCGTGCCGCTCGGCGCGTCCGGCGACCCGGCCTCACCCCACCACCACGACCAGCAGGCGGCGTGGGCCGCCGGCCGCACCATCCCCCTGGAGGACCGATGA
- a CDS encoding DUF6924 domain-containing protein has product MPGIDGLTTVLEAALPRERLPLIRVDFSDPKAWRRLAKAVSTPVDFSSPIDNDPDDFDPGYSVPLDVIDDPAFAGITAADLVDAAELSEAAGMRGYAILVDTRSVAEAAGDGGLASVEIVDLARIPGQTFRCLATSVATVHANLSTGNLFFDEFTTGDEVFDG; this is encoded by the coding sequence GTGCCTGGCATCGATGGACTCACCACTGTTCTCGAGGCCGCATTGCCTAGAGAACGCCTCCCCCTGATCCGGGTGGACTTCAGCGACCCGAAGGCCTGGCGGCGTCTTGCGAAGGCCGTCTCAACGCCTGTCGATTTCAGCAGTCCGATCGACAACGACCCGGACGACTTCGACCCGGGCTACTCGGTCCCGCTCGACGTGATTGACGACCCGGCCTTCGCAGGCATCACGGCCGCCGACCTGGTCGACGCGGCGGAGCTATCTGAAGCGGCAGGTATGCGGGGCTACGCGATCCTCGTCGACACCCGCAGCGTCGCGGAGGCGGCAGGCGACGGCGGACTCGCATCAGTCGAGATCGTCGACCTCGCCAGGATCCCCGGTCAGACTTTCCGGTGCCTGGCCACCAGCGTGGCGACCGTCCACGCCAATCTGAGCACCGGCAATCTGTTCTTCGACGAGTTCACCACTGGTGACGAGGTCTTCGACGGATAG
- a CDS encoding HNH endonuclease, with the protein MAAQLTAEEVRSFVDRITGSACPEHPAAQVDVVAALEVLKSAAAAVQAEVSVVYDARRRADEAAAGVRAARQGRGVASEIALARRESPHRGQVLLGLAKVLHAEMPHTLARLRDGSLSEFRAMLLARETACLPLELRMFADEETCADPAALAGVGTRELIGRIRRLVAELDPAAVARRARKAASERNVTVRPAPDTMTYLTALVPVAQGVAAYAALRKAAEAARAAGDPRSLGQLMSDLLVARITGVADIGTPEAAPAVPVTVDVVISDESLAGGHAPAEVSADGVPAEVVPVEVARNLLAQAIDQPADSEVINWFRCLYRNRLGRLVAMSTRSRFHTEAMGEFLALRGAGICATPFCDAPIRHNDHITPVADGGETTADDGQGLCQACNHAKQAPGWRQHQVGHPVDRHQVETITPTGHRYTATAPAPPGWREPRYVQTGPGRYQLIA; encoded by the coding sequence ATGGCAGCGCAGCTCACGGCGGAGGAGGTCCGATCCTTCGTTGACCGGATCACCGGTAGTGCCTGCCCGGAGCACCCTGCTGCGCAGGTCGACGTGGTCGCGGCGTTGGAGGTGTTGAAGTCGGCCGCGGCTGCGGTGCAGGCCGAGGTGTCGGTGGTGTACGACGCCCGCCGCCGCGCCGACGAGGCAGCGGCCGGTGTCCGGGCGGCCCGCCAGGGCCGCGGTGTCGCCTCCGAGATCGCCCTGGCCCGCCGCGAGTCACCCCACCGCGGGCAGGTCCTGCTCGGTCTGGCGAAGGTCCTTCACGCCGAGATGCCGCACACCCTGGCCCGGCTCCGCGACGGCTCCCTGTCCGAGTTCCGCGCGATGCTGCTGGCCCGCGAGACCGCCTGCCTGCCGCTTGAGCTACGGATGTTCGCCGACGAGGAGACCTGCGCCGACCCTGCCGCCCTCGCCGGGGTCGGGACCCGGGAACTGATCGGCCGGATCCGCCGGCTCGTGGCCGAGCTCGACCCCGCTGCGGTCGCTCGCCGGGCCCGCAAGGCCGCCAGCGAACGCAACGTCACGGTCCGGCCGGCACCCGACACGATGACCTACCTGACCGCGCTGGTCCCGGTCGCCCAAGGGGTCGCGGCCTACGCCGCGCTCCGCAAGGCCGCTGAGGCGGCCCGTGCCGCCGGCGACCCCAGGTCCCTCGGTCAGCTGATGAGCGACCTGCTCGTCGCCCGGATCACCGGGGTCGCCGACATCGGCACCCCCGAGGCAGCGCCGGCCGTGCCGGTCACGGTCGACGTGGTGATCTCCGACGAGTCCCTGGCCGGTGGCCACGCCCCTGCGGAGGTCTCCGCGGACGGCGTACCGGCCGAGGTGGTGCCGGTCGAGGTCGCCCGCAACCTCCTCGCCCAGGCCATCGACCAGCCGGCTGACAGCGAGGTGATCAACTGGTTCCGGTGCCTGTACCGCAACCGCTTGGGCCGGCTGGTCGCGATGAGCACCCGCAGCAGGTTCCACACCGAGGCGATGGGTGAGTTCCTCGCCCTGCGCGGGGCCGGGATCTGCGCCACCCCGTTCTGTGATGCGCCCATCCGGCACAACGACCACATCACCCCCGTCGCCGACGGTGGCGAGACCACGGCCGACGACGGCCAGGGCCTGTGCCAGGCGTGCAACCACGCCAAACAAGCCCCGGGCTGGCGACAACACCAGGTCGGGCACCCCGTCGACCGTCACCAGGTCGAGACGATCACCCCGACCGGCCACCGCTACACCGCCACCGCGCCCGCCCCACCCGGCTGGCGAGAACCCCGCTACGTCCAGACCGGCCCCGGCCGCTACCAGCTCATCGCCTGA